Proteins encoded together in one Thermomonospora curvata DSM 43183 window:
- a CDS encoding MauE/DoxX family redox-associated membrane protein, producing MTMVSDAQVLLLAAVLTGAGLAKLLIGEPAPQRPEQIHGIQVPSAEPGWAVLLRRSRPVAVVHGLVEVALGVALMLSAHPAVRVATVLLLGAATWVVGELRQRTPDAGCGCFGALSDERIGRREIARAALLTVAALATLGGTADGMQVLTGGPWQTWALCALELAALTALSREPAALLRRRRRPAVPCERRRSPLRESQKILRRSRPWRRYRALLDSDEPLDVWREGCWRFLAYPAHRDGRPVEVVFAVSTAHRDRTVRAAVLDPAPREDAPSAPAPATPTSQATGPSTAAPGAAVLPVPPSREHRSTEPPSPGNGAETALSAAGSPAAASHEHHDGEPAPPGTDVAQAAPPSSGSSAAASQGHHGGELTASAAGSAAVKASGGCRCAASAVGAGGSKAGDAAAGAPAGGECRECARQYVMSR from the coding sequence ATGACCATGGTCAGTGACGCCCAGGTGCTCCTGCTGGCCGCGGTGCTGACCGGCGCCGGGCTCGCCAAGCTGCTGATCGGCGAGCCCGCGCCGCAGCGCCCGGAGCAGATCCACGGCATCCAGGTGCCCTCCGCCGAACCCGGCTGGGCGGTGCTGCTGCGGCGCAGCCGCCCGGTGGCCGTGGTGCACGGGCTGGTGGAGGTGGCGCTGGGCGTCGCCTTGATGCTGTCGGCGCACCCGGCGGTGCGGGTGGCGACCGTGCTGCTGCTGGGGGCGGCCACCTGGGTGGTCGGTGAGCTGCGGCAGCGCACCCCCGACGCCGGCTGCGGCTGCTTCGGCGCGCTGAGCGATGAGCGCATCGGGCGGCGCGAGATCGCCCGGGCCGCGCTGCTCACCGTGGCCGCCCTGGCCACCCTGGGCGGGACGGCCGACGGCATGCAGGTCCTCACCGGCGGGCCGTGGCAGACCTGGGCGCTGTGCGCACTCGAACTGGCGGCGCTGACCGCCCTGTCCCGCGAGCCGGCCGCGCTGCTGCGGCGCCGGCGCCGCCCCGCGGTGCCGTGCGAACGCCGCCGCAGCCCTTTGCGGGAATCCCAGAAGATCCTGCGACGCAGCCGCCCGTGGCGGCGGTACCGCGCCCTGCTCGACAGTGATGAGCCGTTGGACGTGTGGCGCGAGGGCTGCTGGCGTTTCCTGGCCTACCCCGCCCACCGGGACGGACGCCCCGTGGAGGTCGTGTTCGCGGTGTCCACCGCGCATCGCGACCGTACCGTCCGGGCCGCCGTGCTCGACCCCGCCCCCCGCGAGGACGCACCGTCAGCGCCCGCCCCCGCCACGCCCACCTCCCAGGCCACCGGCCCTTCCACAGCCGCGCCCGGGGCGGCCGTCCTTCCCGTCCCTCCGTCGCGGGAGCACCGCAGCACCGAACCTCCATCCCCGGGAAACGGCGCCGAGACCGCGCTTTCGGCGGCCGGCTCCCCTGCCGCTGCTTCCCACGAGCACCACGACGGCGAACCCGCGCCCCCGGGCACCGACGTCGCCCAGGCCGCACCACCGTCGAGCGGGTCCTCTGCGGCGGCGTCTCAGGGGCATCACGGCGGTGAACTCACGGCTTCGGCGGCGGGATCCGCCGCGGTCAAGGCTTCGGGGGGATGCCGATGCGCGGCCTCGGCCGTCGGGGCGGGCGGTTCAAAGGCCGGCGACGCGGCGGCCGGTGCTCCCGCCGGCGGGGAATGCCGGGAGTGCGCGAGGCAGTACGTCATGTCCCGCTGA
- a CDS encoding ATP-binding protein, with protein sequence MDPVRNPYAPGAGQRPPELAGRDRELQQFEVVLERVARGRPERSMIITGLRGVGKTVLLNTFRSMAIQRLWGTGKIEARPEQSIRRPVASALHMAVRELAPRHRAPERIEYFLGVLKAFAQAGEEPAGKGRARAHRWQPGIDVPAVRGRADSGDLEIDLTELFVDAASVATDLGVGIGLFVDEMQDVPAEDISALCAACHELSQVGGPLIVVGAGLPHLPAVLSAGKSYSERLFRYARIDRLDRASADRALLAPAERENVTYTPEALEALYEAADGYPYFVQAYAKVTWDLAPASPITAEDVKVAAPEAESELAVGFFGSRYERATPAERDYMRTMAMLGDDPVPTAAVAEALGRKPSSLSPARDGLIKKGLIYSAERGLVAFTVPHFGKFLRSQPN encoded by the coding sequence GTGGACCCCGTGCGCAACCCCTATGCTCCCGGCGCCGGGCAGCGCCCGCCCGAGCTGGCCGGGCGCGACCGCGAGCTGCAGCAGTTCGAGGTGGTGCTGGAGCGGGTGGCCCGGGGACGCCCCGAACGCAGCATGATCATCACCGGGCTGCGCGGGGTCGGCAAGACGGTGCTGCTCAACACCTTCCGCTCGATGGCGATCCAGCGGCTGTGGGGCACCGGCAAGATCGAGGCCCGTCCCGAGCAGTCCATCCGCCGCCCGGTGGCCTCCGCGCTGCACATGGCGGTCCGGGAGCTGGCGCCCCGCCACCGGGCCCCTGAGCGCATCGAGTACTTCCTCGGCGTGCTCAAGGCGTTCGCCCAGGCCGGTGAGGAACCCGCCGGCAAGGGCCGGGCGCGGGCGCACCGCTGGCAGCCGGGCATCGACGTGCCGGCGGTGCGGGGCCGGGCCGACTCCGGCGACCTGGAGATCGACCTGACCGAGCTGTTCGTGGACGCCGCCTCGGTCGCCACCGACCTCGGGGTCGGCATCGGGCTGTTCGTGGATGAGATGCAGGACGTGCCCGCCGAGGACATCTCGGCGCTGTGCGCCGCCTGCCATGAGCTGTCGCAGGTCGGCGGCCCGCTGATCGTGGTGGGGGCGGGCCTGCCGCACCTGCCGGCGGTGCTGTCGGCCGGCAAGTCCTACTCTGAGCGGCTGTTCCGCTACGCCCGCATCGACCGCCTCGACCGGGCCTCCGCCGACCGGGCGCTGCTGGCCCCCGCCGAACGCGAGAACGTCACCTACACCCCCGAGGCGCTGGAGGCGCTGTATGAGGCGGCCGACGGCTACCCCTACTTCGTCCAGGCGTACGCCAAGGTGACCTGGGATCTGGCCCCGGCCAGCCCGATCACCGCCGAGGACGTCAAGGTGGCCGCCCCCGAGGCCGAGAGCGAACTGGCGGTGGGTTTCTTCGGCAGCCGCTATGAGCGCGCCACCCCCGCCGAACGCGACTACATGCGCACGATGGCCATGCTGGGCGACGACCCGGTGCCGACCGCCGCGGTCGCCGAGGCGCTGGGCCGCAAGCCCTCCAGCCTCTCGCCCGCCCGGGACGGCCTGATCAAGAAAGGACTGATCTACAGCGCCGAACGCGGCCTGGTCGCCTTCACCGTGCCCCACTTCGGCAAATTCCTGCGATCCCAGCCGAACTGA